In Halobacteria archaeon AArc-dxtr1, the sequence CCCACGACGTCCCGGAGTCGTCCGCACGTCGCTCGAGGGCGTCGACGAGTGTGTGCAGCCCCTTTCGCGGGACGAACGAGCCGAGAAAGAGCACCCGAAATGGATCGGCGCGCGCTCGATTCGCCACCGCCTCGGCCGACACCGCAGCTCCCTCGGTGCGGCCAGCCGGCGGCGCGATCACCGACGGCGGGCCCCGATCGCTGTGCCCGGATGATCGGCGTCCGTCGCCGCTCGTGAGAGCTCGAACACGGCGCCCGAGGTCGGCACTCGGGCAGACGACGCCGTCGACGGTCGCGAGGTATCGACGCTCGATCGGCTTGGCGATCGAGCCGGTCAGCCCAGGCCCGGGCGACGACCGCAGAAGGTGGACCAGCGAGACGATCGCCGTCGGGCGAGTCAGCCGGCGGTTGTGTCGCCACAACACAGGGTGACAGAGCTCGTCTTGCAACAAGACGTCGTAGGGGCGATCCAGCCGGGACCGGACCGTCGGTGAGAGCCCGTCGACGAGACTCCGGCCGTAGGACCGCCAGGGGAGCGCGACGACCTCGACGGTGTGGCCCGCGTCCTCGAGTGTCGCCGCGAGCCGTCGATCGTACCGGAATCCCCCGGAGCGTTCGGAGAGTCCGCCGTAGACGACCAGTCCGACGTACACGGTTAGAGCGCCCGCTCGTGGCTCACCGTCGCGACGTCGTCCTCCTCGATCGCGACCCGCAACCGGGTCGCGCCGACGGGATCGAACCGTTTGAGGAGGCGATCGCCGAGGGTCTTCGCGAGCAACTCGACGCTCGGATTTCGCCCGTCGAACGGCGGGAGTTCGTTCAGTGTCTCGTCGCGAAACGCGTCGACGGTGTCGTCGACGGCTGCGGTGAGGTTGTCGATATCGACGAGGTACTCGTACTCGTTGCGCTCCGGTCCGGCGACTTCGATCTCGACGTCGAAACAGTGGCTGTGGAGCCGTCCCTCGGGCCCCGGATCGGGTACCGTCAGGTAGTGCTGGGCGACGAACGACCGGGAAACGGAGACTGCGTACATTCTGCGTGCGTCTACAGTCTGGTGGAGTAACCAAAACGTTAGCGCCAACCGTCGTCGGCTGACGGCTGCGTCTCGTGGCGACCGTACTCGAGGAGGACGCCGACCGCCTCGTGGGGGCGGTCCGCGACCAGTTCGTAGGCCTCACGCGCGCGCTCGAACGGAATCCGGTGGGTGATGAGCTCCTCGGCTGGGATCTCTGCGAGGAGGTCGAGCGCGAGGTCGTGGCGTCGCTCGCGGCTCCACCGGCCGGTGTACTCGGGTGCGATCGTGCTCACCTGACTGCTCTCGATCGAGATCCGACTCCGGTGAAAGCGCCCCCCGAGATCGATCGGTGCGGTTCGAGACCCGTACCAGGAGCCGACGACGACGCGTCCGTCGTAGCCAGTCGCCGTAATCGCGTCGTCGAGTGCAGCCGGCGAGCCGGTCAGTTCGTAGGTGAGATCGGCGCGGTCGTCCCCCTCGAGAACGTCTTCTGCGGACGCCTCGGCGGGATCGATAGAGAGGTCTGCGCCGAGGCGCTCGGAGAGCTTCCGGCGCCGCTCGTGGTGATCGACGGTCACGAGCGTATCCAGCGGGTACCGGGAGAGGACAGCCGTGGTCAGCAATCCCACGACACCCTGGCCAAAGATCGCGACGCGCTCGCCGACGACGGGGGCGCCGTCGAGCGCGAGCGTGACGGCCGTCTCGATGTTCGCGAGCAGCGTCGCCGTCTCGGGTGAACACGCCGGCGAGAGCGGGACGACTGCCGATGGCTCGACGGTGAACCCGCTCTCGTGTGGATTGTACGCGAACACGCGCCGATCCAGCCACTCGTCGTCGACGGCACTCCCGACATCCATTACGTGCCCGACGGCCGCGTAGCCGTACTTCAGCGGGTACGAGAAGTCGGTTGCGATCGCGTCGATAGGATCGTCCGGTTCGGATTTCGTCGGCACCTCCCCCTCGAAGAGCAGTCGCTCCGTCCCGGCGCTGATCGCCGAGTAGGCGGTTCGGATCTGTATCTCGTCTCGGTCCGGTTCCGGAAGCGACTCCTGGCGGTGTGTCACCTGCCCCGGTCCGGTAACGTAGAGGCTGCGCCTTTCGTCGACGTTCGTGGTCATCTGGGGATCCGTGGGGTGGCTCCGTCGGTCGGTTCGTGTACCCGCGTCACGACACCGTGTTCGCGTCGCTGACACTTGGTCGTTCGCCTCCCGGCGACCGCCTCACCGTCCGAGTCGGCCGCTGACCGCCAGCCAGTCGCGACCGAAGCTCGCGAGCAGCGGTGCCAACGCCAGGGTCGTCACCAGCCGCGACGCTCCCGTTCCAAGAAGCGGGGAAAGCGCCAGAAAGATCGCCACCAGCTGGCAGACGCCGACGACCCGCCGCAGCTGGCTGGGCGGCAGCGGGTAAACGGGTCGGTCTCGGAACTCGCGGTAGCGAATGCCACCGACGAACGCGTACCGTGCAGCGCCGGCGGCGAGGTAGACGACGGGGGCGAACCCGACGCTTACCGCGACGACGGCGCCGACGAGGACGGTGAGTGAGTCTCCGCTCGCATCGAGCTTCTCGCCGAGGACGGTGGTCGTTCCCGTCGCCCGAGCGAGGGCTCCGTCGACGCCGTCGAGCGCCGCGGCGACGCCGAACAGCATCGCCGGAAGCCACGCGGTTGTTCCTTCGGGGTAGGCGACGAGCGCGAACCCGCCTACCCCCGCGACGAGCCCGACACGTCCCAGCGTCAGGATCGTGGCCGTCGTAAGCGGTGTCGGCGGGCTATCCTTGGTAGCCCGGCTTTCGGCGTCCGCGTTTCCGCCGCGGATGCGGGTGATGGTCCACGCGGTCGCCCCGAACGCGGCGATCGCGGTGGCTGTGACACCGGCGAGATACGGCGGGCCGATGGCGGCCGGGTGGCTCAGTCGCGTCGCGACGAGCGCAATGGCGGCGCCGAGTGCGATTGCGCCCGCGGCGCCAGCGAGCTGGGTTCGGGAGGCACGAAGCAGCCGAATCGTTCCCAGCTGTCGGGCGTCCCGTTCGACGGCGGTCACGGGGCTGTCTTCGGGATCCCGGCTCACACCGTCTCACGGCGGTACAGCACCACCAGGATGGCGAGTAACAACAGCTGGGCGACCTTATCGACCACCTCGATCGTCGAGATCGCTCCGAGCGCGGTCGGCTCGTTGACGGCGTACCAGCCGACGAGCTGGACGCCGACGAACGGGATCCCGACCAGATACAGCAGGCGACGGCGGTAGTTCACCAGCAACAGGACGATCGCGCCGAGAAAGCCGCCGGTCGCGAGCAAAAAGAGGACGCCCATCCAGTGGGGGAGAAAGCCGATTCCGAGGACGAGGTGAACGGCGGCGCTCACCAGCGCGAGGACGACCCCGACCCAGTGAAGCGGTCCCAGTGACGCGAGGTCGATTCCGGGTCGATTCGTCGCCATACTCCCACCAATTTCGCCGAGCGAGTTAGCCGTTCCCCCGCGTTCGACGGATTCGGGGCCCGTCTCGACCGTCCACCGGAATCTCGGTTCGACGGGTTTAAGTCCGCGATGACACTCGTTTCAATGGAGACAGGCTTCGCCTGTTTCACTGACCCGTAGGAGCATCCCTGCGTACTACGGAGGTGAACGATGGCAGATTCGGATATTGAAACCGCAGTGGCTCGCGCACTCGAGGAGTCGCCCGATCGGAACTTCACCGAGACGGTAGACCTCGCGATCAACTTGCGCGACCTTGATTTGAACGAACCGTCGAACCGTGTAGATGAATCCATCGTCCTGCCGTCCGGAACCGGCCAGGAGACGATCATCGTGGTCATCGCCGAAGGCGAGACCGCGGTCCGCGCCGAGGAGGCTGCAGACGACGTCCTCTCCGGCGACGACGTGGCCGATCTGGACGACGACGACGCCAAGGATATGGCAGACGAGACGGACTTCTTCATCGCCGAGGAGGCGATGATGCAAGACATCGCCCGACACCTGGGTACGATCCTGGGTCCTCGAGGGAAGATGCCCGATCCGCTCGCGCCCGACGACGACGTCGTCGAGACCGTCAACCGGCTCAAGAACACCGTGCAGCTGCGCTCTGGCGACCGGCGAACGTTCCACACGCTCGTCGGCGCCGAGGACATGTCCGCAGAGGACATCTCGAGTAACATCGACGTGATCCTCCGCCGCCTGCACGCCGACTTAGAAAAGGGTCCACAGAACATCGACGGCGTCTACGTCAAGACGACGATGGGGCCGTCCGTGGAGGTGGCCTAACATGAGCGCCGGAGCCGAACGAAAGACCGAGAACCTCCCCGAGTGGAAACGCGAGGAGGTCGACGAACTCGCGACGCTCATCGACGAGTACGAGAGCGTCGGCGTCGTCGGCATCGCCGGCATTCCGTCGAAGCAGCTCCAGGACATGCGCCGTGGCCTCCACGGAACCGCGGTCCTGCGCGTGAGCCGCAACACGCTCCAGACGCGTGCGTTGGACGACGCCGGACTCGACGATCTCGTCGAACACGTCGAGGGACAGGTCGGACTCATCGCGACGAACGACAATCCCTTCGCGCTCTACAAGGAACTCGAAGCCTCGAAGACGCCCGCCCCGATCAACGAGGGCGAGGTCGCCCCGAACGATATCGTCATTCCCGAGGGCGACACCGGCGTCGACCCGGGTCCGTTCGTCGGCGAACTCCAGCAGATCGGCGCGAACGCACGCATCGAGGACGGCTCGATTCAAGTCATGGAAGACTCGACGGTTCTGGATGCCGGCGAGGAGGTCTCCGCTGACCTCTCGAACGTCCTGAACGAGCTCGGCATCGAGCCCAAGGAGGTCGGACTCGACCTTCGGGCTGTCGTCGCCGAGGGCGTCCTCTTCGACCCCGAGGATCTCGACATCGATGTCGATGCCTACCGCAGCGACGTCCAGGCGGCCGCCGCCGGCGCCCGAAACCTCTCGATCAACGCGAGCTACCCGACCGCAAGCACGGCGCCGACGCTCATCGCGAAGGCGACCGGCGAGGCAAAGAGCCTCGGTCTACACGCCGCGATCGAGGACGAAGCGCTCATGCCCGACCTCGTCAGCAAGGCCGACGCGCAGCTTCGCGCGCTCGCGGCCCAGATCGACGACGAGGAGGCACTCCCCGAGGAGCTCCAGGGTGTCGAGGCCCCGGCCGCGCCCGCGGCCACTGAGGAAGCCGACGAAGACGAATCGACAGACGACCAGCCCGACGACGACGCTGAGGCAGATGCCGACGCCGACGATGACGACGAAGACGACGGCGACGGCGCGGAAGGTCTCGGCGCGATGTTCGGATAACGACACTACACACAGATTACAATGGAATACGTTTACGCTGCACTCATCCTGAACGAATCGGACGCAGAGATCACCGAAGAGAACGTCACCGACGTGCTCGACGCCGCCGGCGTCGACGTCGAGGAGTCCCGTGTCAAGGCGCTCGTCGCCGCGCTCGAGGACGTCGACATCGAGGAGGCCGTCGAGGAGGCCGCCGCCGTCCCCGCTGCCGGTGGAGCCGGTGGCTCGGCTGGCGCCGCCGACGCCGACGAGGGCGGTGACGACGAGGAGGCCGACGAGGCCGACGCCGCAGAGGAAGACGACGACGATGACGAAGAGGAAGAGGCCAGCGGCGAGGGTCTCGGCGAACTCTTCGGCTAACTCGGCAACCACGCGGTAACCGACACGCGATTTTTTGGCCACTGACCGTCGAGCCGTGGCGCTGCCGTCCCCGTCTCACTCCCGACGAGCACGAGTTTAAAAGCGAGAGCGCGGCCAGAGACTCGCGATGGCCGTCCCTTCGTTCGAACTCGTGTCGGACCCGGTGCTCGTCGTCGAGCTCTGTCTATGGGTGCTCGCCGGGGCGGCGCTTGGCTCCTGTAGCGGCCTCGTTCCGGGGCTGCACGCGAACAACTTCGCGCTGTTGCTCGCCGGAATCGCGCCCTCGCTGCCGGGCGAGCCGCTGTTCGTCGGCGCGGCCATGCTCGCGGCGGGGGTCGTCCACACGTTCGTCAACGCCGTCCCGGCGATGGCACTGGGCGTTCCGGACGCGGAGATGGCCGTCACCGCCTTGCCGGGCCACCGACTGGTCCAGCAGGGACGGGGCTACGAGGCGATCCGGCTCTCGGCGCTGGGGAGCCTGCTTGCGGTCGTCGCCGCGATCCCCCTCGCGATTCCGATCACCTGGTCTGTGCTGGCGGTGTATCCGACGGTCCGAGCGAACCTCCCGCTCGTACTGGCGGTGGTCGTCGTCGCCCTCGTTGCCTCCGAATTTACCTGGCGCCGGCGCGTCGGCGCGGCGATATCGTTTGCTCTGGCTGGCGCACTCGGTCTCGCGACACTCGATCTCTCTCCGGAGTCGCCGCTCTCGGCCGGCGGGATGCTCGCGCCGCTCTTTGCGGGCCTGTTCGGTGCGCCGGTCCTCATCGACGCGATCCGGGGCGGCGGCGTTCCCCCACAGTCGGACGCCCACATTCGGCTCTCGAAACCGCTGCTCCTCGCGACGGCGCTGGCCGGCGCGCTTGCCGGCGCAGTCGTCGGCTACCTGCCGGGGATTTCGGCGGCAATCGCAGCCGTCGCCGTGCTGGTCTTCGTGCCCGGAAACGCGGGCGATCGGGGCTACATCGTCGCGACCAGCGGCGTCGATACGTCGAACACGATCTTCGCGCTGGTCGCGCTGGCGGCGATCGGCCAGCCCAGAAGCGGCGTAATGGTCGCATTCGAGAACGCAAACGCCCCGCTCGAGTTACCGATACTGCTCGCGAGCGTGCTCGTCGCTGGTGCGATCGGCTTCGTACTGGTGCTGGTCATCGGCGACGTCTATCTCGAACTGGTCGGACGGGTCGCCTACTGGAAGATCTCGGCTGCGGTGCTGTCGCTCTTGCTCGTCCTCTCCTACCTATTTACCGGCTCCCTCGGCGTTTTCGTCTTCATCGTCGCCGCCGCAATCGGGATGGTTCCGGTCCGATTTCGGGCTCGGCGCGTCCATCTGATGGGCGTACTGATCGGTCCCCTGATGCTCTCGGGCTAACGGATTTCGGTCTGTCTCAGAAACTAATAGATCAGCGAACGTTTTCTTCCGGTCCCGGTGAACGCGAGGTATGTCACGCGGTATCGGCGAGTTCGAGCCGATTCAGAACCTGGTTCCCGAGTGGGTAGCGGTGGTCGTCGCCATGCTCACGCAGCTGGGATCGATCTGGTTTCTTGCCCTCCTGCTCGGCGCCCTCTACTGGGCTGGCGCGTCGGATCGGGACGGAATTGCGACCGTCGCTGGCGTCTGGCTGGCCGGGCTCGGGCTCTACAAGGGGCTGAAGGAACTGTTCGGCCTCCCTCGTCCCGAGGAGGCGCTACTGGACCCCGCGTTGCTACCGGGACTCGTCCAGCCGCTGTACGAACTGACGGCGACGGCGAGTGGCTACGGCTTTCCGAGCGGCCACGCCGTCGGTGCGACGCTCGTCTACATTGGGCTCGCGAACGTCCTCTCCGTCGGGACGCGCCGGCTGCGCCACCTGGCGGCTGCGGTGATCATCGCCATCGTCAGTCTCTCTCGGGTCGCGCTGGGCGTCCACTACCTCGTGGACGTCGTCGTCGGCGTCGCGCTGGGGCTGCTCATCTGGCGCGTCGCCCGACAGCTGCTTCACCGTCGAACCAGCGACCAGCCGACGATCGCGTTCGCCTTGGCCGTCGGTGGCGCCGGCATCTTCGTCGGTACAAGCGGCGGGAGCTGGGAATCAGTCGTCGTCGCGACGGCAGCGCTGGGCGCCTTCGCCGGCTGGCAGCTGGTCACACTTGGCCGCTGGCTCCAGCGACCGCGAGTCGGCGTGCGCCCCGTCTTCTGGGTCAGTGCTCGGTTCGGACTCGCCATGGTCGCACTTGCACCGCTGGCGCTGCTCGTCTGGGAGGCGCCGATCTCGTCGCCGGCGGGGGCCGGCGGACTCGTCGGACTTGGGATCGCAACGCTGCTCGTCTGGCCTGTCACCCGCTGGCACTACGAGACGAACGGCGCGCCTGCCTGAGTGCGTCCAAAACGGCTCGCGATTACTCGTATTCGATCCACTTGATCGAACAGCCCTGGGAGGGCTGCCACTCGAGTTCGACCGGCTCGTCGGCGAGAATCGCGTCGATGGCCTCCCTGACGTGATACCGGCTCGGTTCGTCCTCTGGATTCAGCGCGTCGTCGAGCCGGCCCTGGTAGGCCAGACGAAAGCTGCCGTCGTCGGCGGCTTCGAAGAGGAACGGATCCGGAGTACAGACCGCACCGTACTCCGCGGCGACCGATTGGTCTGCATCCCGGAGGTAGGCGTCGAACGCAATCCGACCGTCGGCGACGAACTCCCGCATCTTCTCCAGAGAGTCTTCGGGGTACTCCTCGGCGTCGTTCGGGTTGATGCCGACGACGGCGGCGTCGTCGTACTCGTCGGCCAGCTCGTTCATGAGGTCGAACTTGGCCTGGGCGTACGGGCAGTGGTTGCAGGTGAAGACGAGCAGGAGGGCCTCGGAGTCGGCAAACGAGTCGAGCGTGTAGGTGTCGCCGTCTGTGCCCTCGAGCTCGAAGTCGGGGGCTGTGTCGCCGGCGTCCAGTTCGGGTTCGGATTCCAGTAGCGCCATATGCGACGCTTGCGCGTGCCCCGGCTTAAATACCGGGTTCGGTGTCGGCTCGACGGACAGTCAGCTGTGACCCACCTATATGTACTCCGACCCAGTATCGACGGAGTATGAAGTCCCTCGAAGTCACGGACGAGCAGTACGCGCTGGTACAACACCTCCGCGAGGCCATCTCCGAACAGGTCGTCGGCAAGTACGGCCACGTCAGAGAGCGCGACGTCATCCAGTTCTTACTCGATAACGTTGGCGAGGACCTCGATGTCGAGTTGGACGTCGACGACGTACCGACCGGTGCAGACGCCGAGGGACTAGCCGCCGTGGCGTACGACGAGAGTTCGACTGCCACTGAATCTGCAGATCCAGTTGAGTCCGTAGACGGAGCAGACGGCGATGAGACGGATGAGAGGGAGGAGCCGGAGGCGGAGGCGGAATCGTCGGACGCGGAGACGTCGGACGCAGATTCCGAGGAGTCGTCGGGTTCCGACGAGGGCGCTGCCGACGACGACGACATGTTAAACGAGATGATGAATCTCCTCGATACCCACGACGACAAGTGGGAAGAGTCCTCCTCGGCCGATTACCGATACAGTGTGACGCTTCCCGACGGCACCGTCGAAGACGTGCAGACGAAAGACGACGTGCGGGCGCTGCTGTTCAAGAATTACCGATAGGTCGTCCCATCGACTGGCTTACAGCGGGGCGCGTACGAGGGCCGGTCCGCTGCGCTGGCTGCTGTCGACGTCCACTTGGAACCACGCGTCCTCGACGTAGGGATGGTTTCGGTACGTGACGGAGTGTGTCTCCGAGTCGTACTCAATCAGTCCCGCATCGTCGAGCGCCGGGAGGTGGTGGTGGTGCAGCGAGATGTGAACTTCCTCGGCCGAGATAGACTGTTTGCCTTCAGAGCGTTCGCGCTGCGTGACCTGTCGAGCGATGGTCTTCGATTCGATCTGATCGCTCGCCTCGCTTACGACCGAGAGGACGAGCTGGTTGCGTCGTTTCGATAGCGTGGATGCGATGACTTCCCAGTCGGTCTCGCTCCCAGCCCGGGAGCTCTCGCTCGATTCGTCAGCGGGTAAGCGATTGCCGCCGGAGACGGATCCAGCGTCCCGGTTCCA encodes:
- a CDS encoding glycosyltransferase family 4 protein, which translates into the protein MYVGLVVYGGLSERSGGFRYDRRLAATLEDAGHTVEVVALPWRSYGRSLVDGLSPTVRSRLDRPYDVLLQDELCHPVLWRHNRRLTRPTAIVSLVHLLRSSPGPGLTGSIAKPIERRYLATVDGVVCPSADLGRRVRALTSGDGRRSSGHSDRGPPSVIAPPAGRTEGAAVSAEAVANRARADPFRVLFLGSFVPRKGLHTLVDALERRADDSGTSWEFVAIGPTDAAPEYARRMRERIRRLETVRTSVLGGVPDRVVEAELDRADVLVGPSTYESFGMVYLEAMEYGTVPVATTAGGASEFVSHRENGFLLAPDRPELVSATLAELAADRERLAAMGQAALETADTHPTWAESMARIREFLYERVAAQPAESDDRQGRGSP
- a CDS encoding 6-carboxytetrahydropterin synthase, translated to MYAVSVSRSFVAQHYLTVPDPGPEGRLHSHCFDVEIEVAGPERNEYEYLVDIDNLTAAVDDTVDAFRDETLNELPPFDGRNPSVELLAKTLGDRLLKRFDPVGATRLRVAIEEDDVATVSHERAL
- a CDS encoding zinc-binding alcohol dehydrogenase, which encodes MTTNVDERRSLYVTGPGQVTHRQESLPEPDRDEIQIRTAYSAISAGTERLLFEGEVPTKSEPDDPIDAIATDFSYPLKYGYAAVGHVMDVGSAVDDEWLDRRVFAYNPHESGFTVEPSAVVPLSPACSPETATLLANIETAVTLALDGAPVVGERVAIFGQGVVGLLTTAVLSRYPLDTLVTVDHHERRRKLSERLGADLSIDPAEASAEDVLEGDDRADLTYELTGSPAALDDAITATGYDGRVVVGSWYGSRTAPIDLGGRFHRSRISIESSQVSTIAPEYTGRWSRERRHDLALDLLAEIPAEELITHRIPFERAREAYELVADRPHEAVGVLLEYGRHETQPSADDGWR
- a CDS encoding CDP-alcohol phosphatidyltransferase family protein, whose product is MSRDPEDSPVTAVERDARQLGTIRLLRASRTQLAGAAGAIALGAAIALVATRLSHPAAIGPPYLAGVTATAIAAFGATAWTITRIRGGNADAESRATKDSPPTPLTTATILTLGRVGLVAGVGGFALVAYPEGTTAWLPAMLFGVAAALDGVDGALARATGTTTVLGEKLDASGDSLTVLVGAVVAVSVGFAPVVYLAAGAARYAFVGGIRYREFRDRPVYPLPPSQLRRVVGVCQLVAIFLALSPLLGTGASRLVTTLALAPLLASFGRDWLAVSGRLGR
- a CDS encoding 50S ribosomal protein L1: MADSDIETAVARALEESPDRNFTETVDLAINLRDLDLNEPSNRVDESIVLPSGTGQETIIVVIAEGETAVRAEEAADDVLSGDDVADLDDDDAKDMADETDFFIAEEAMMQDIARHLGTILGPRGKMPDPLAPDDDVVETVNRLKNTVQLRSGDRRTFHTLVGAEDMSAEDISSNIDVILRRLHADLEKGPQNIDGVYVKTTMGPSVEVA
- a CDS encoding 50S ribosomal protein L10 — its product is MSAGAERKTENLPEWKREEVDELATLIDEYESVGVVGIAGIPSKQLQDMRRGLHGTAVLRVSRNTLQTRALDDAGLDDLVEHVEGQVGLIATNDNPFALYKELEASKTPAPINEGEVAPNDIVIPEGDTGVDPGPFVGELQQIGANARIEDGSIQVMEDSTVLDAGEEVSADLSNVLNELGIEPKEVGLDLRAVVAEGVLFDPEDLDIDVDAYRSDVQAAAAGARNLSINASYPTASTAPTLIAKATGEAKSLGLHAAIEDEALMPDLVSKADAQLRALAAQIDDEEALPEELQGVEAPAAPAATEEADEDESTDDQPDDDAEADADADDDDEDDGDGAEGLGAMFG
- the rpl12p gene encoding 50S ribosomal protein P1 — its product is MEYVYAALILNESDAEITEENVTDVLDAAGVDVEESRVKALVAALEDVDIEEAVEEAAAVPAAGGAGGSAGAADADEGGDDEEADEADAAEEDDDDDEEEEASGEGLGELFG
- a CDS encoding tripartite tricarboxylate transporter permease; this encodes MAVPSFELVSDPVLVVELCLWVLAGAALGSCSGLVPGLHANNFALLLAGIAPSLPGEPLFVGAAMLAAGVVHTFVNAVPAMALGVPDAEMAVTALPGHRLVQQGRGYEAIRLSALGSLLAVVAAIPLAIPITWSVLAVYPTVRANLPLVLAVVVVALVASEFTWRRRVGAAISFALAGALGLATLDLSPESPLSAGGMLAPLFAGLFGAPVLIDAIRGGGVPPQSDAHIRLSKPLLLATALAGALAGAVVGYLPGISAAIAAVAVLVFVPGNAGDRGYIVATSGVDTSNTIFALVALAAIGQPRSGVMVAFENANAPLELPILLASVLVAGAIGFVLVLVIGDVYLELVGRVAYWKISAAVLSLLLVLSYLFTGSLGVFVFIVAAAIGMVPVRFRARRVHLMGVLIGPLMLSG
- a CDS encoding phosphatase PAP2 family protein, with product MSRGIGEFEPIQNLVPEWVAVVVAMLTQLGSIWFLALLLGALYWAGASDRDGIATVAGVWLAGLGLYKGLKELFGLPRPEEALLDPALLPGLVQPLYELTATASGYGFPSGHAVGATLVYIGLANVLSVGTRRLRHLAAAVIIAIVSLSRVALGVHYLVDVVVGVALGLLIWRVARQLLHRRTSDQPTIAFALAVGGAGIFVGTSGGSWESVVVATAALGAFAGWQLVTLGRWLQRPRVGVRPVFWVSARFGLAMVALAPLALLVWEAPISSPAGAGGLVGLGIATLLVWPVTRWHYETNGAPA
- a CDS encoding thioredoxin family protein; this encodes MALLESEPELDAGDTAPDFELEGTDGDTYTLDSFADSEALLLVFTCNHCPYAQAKFDLMNELADEYDDAAVVGINPNDAEEYPEDSLEKMREFVADGRIAFDAYLRDADQSVAAEYGAVCTPDPFLFEAADDGSFRLAYQGRLDDALNPEDEPSRYHVREAIDAILADEPVELEWQPSQGCSIKWIEYE